The Juglans regia cultivar Chandler chromosome 16, Walnut 2.0, whole genome shotgun sequence nucleotide sequence GGGGTTGGGTCAGGTCGGGAGGTCACCGGTGAGGGGGAACGGTCGCTGGTGGTGGTTGACAACGAGCTGAGGCGACGCTGCTGTGGTTGGAAGACAGAGTCAGGTGAGGCGCACGGTTGAAgtagaaagagaagagagagggatagTGGAGAATGAAGGGCTAGAGAAAATAGACATGTGACACGTTGATAATATGTcacatcaatatataaaatctttttatatctctatcagtattatttatatattaagataaGAGACATGTTGGATTGGGACATGTAATCGGGAGCCAATCCCTCCGAGTCCCAAAATACCCTCCGATCTATTGCATCCCATtccggcctttttttttttttttttttaaactatcatTTTACCTATAAAAGGAAAATTGCAGCAGAAGTAAGAAAATTTGTTAACAAGCCAAGTTAGGCAAGCACAAGGCAGTTTCAAAAATGCTTTGGGATCCAAATTTCTGTctcaaatgaaattatttatttatttatttagaaattaaaaaagtattttttaatgatattgtaaattttttattttttaaaaaatgtttataataattaaaaaaatacattaaaaaaaaataataataattttgccCTTTCGGTGGGTTCTATCCCACAGGGGATGTAGCAGTACTCAGGCAGTTTTTTGGTTTGGTAAGCAATTTGGAATACAGCACAATAAAACAGACAAGACCAATAAAACTGCCATATTTTGGGAACCATTTTTTTTGCAATCTCGTAGACTTTGTGTCTAGCCATGTTTATGTAAAATGACTGtcacattaaaaaaacacacaaattactgtcacatttttttatttcttcacaGAGATCATGTATTTGGCAGCTTGCTGACATAACATGAATAGAGGGAGGAGAAGTATGCCTAAATTAGGTTCGGAGCAAtcttgagaatattttattattatttattatctattttttacaattacttactaatatttaatattctaatttttttattatttataaaatatttaaaaatatttgactaatatttaatatttaattattatattttattagtatttataaaatatttgaccTCACTTCCGAAACACGCAATCGCACACGCATAGTCATAATTTGTAGCTGTCTTTCTCAACGCAATTACCAATTTCAGGACCAAAAAAACATGGGTAATGTGGTGGCACTTCCGTCATTACGTGAAAAACCTAgggatattttttttgataCGCCGAACCAAAACCCATGCACGCAGCACACTGCGGCACAGATTGCTCTCTCTATATCTCTCTCGTCTGCGTAACTGCGCATTCATGTTTAATTGCATTAAGAGTACACACGTCAACCAGATTTTCTCAAAATGCTCAGGAAATCACCAACTTTCCTAACATCCccactaaaataatatatgcgcggtgaagatataattaaatcctTCGAAATACATGGACGTTCTACAAGCATTCAAGGAACATCTCTGCTGGTGCATGGTTGCTCTGTGACTTTGCCCACGAATAGCTCCCCATTCCTTTCCACCAGTACGATTCCGAATAGCTCCCAGACTTTGCAGCAATCACGAGGGCAGTTGAGTCATCCGAACACGAAGAAGTCGTGGTTAAAATCTACGAGGGAGATTCAAGCAGTAAGGATGTAGTGGATACCGTTAAGAACGACAAGAAGAACGAGATTTGTAGGGAGTCCAGCTATGTATCCGGCGAGATGTCTCTGGACATGGATGAACTCCGCCCCAACAATCGGAATCTGACCTTACCTTCGGTGACAGAGTCTCCGGAGAAGCCCCAGATGTCTAAGGAGCTCAATATCTCGAATGTTGAGATTGAGGCCGCAGACGATAATTATATGCGACATCGTAACAAGGAACCGTCTTACGACAGAGAGCAACAACCACAGTCGCAACAATGTCGCGATGGTGGGTCTGGGGATTTAGGTGGAGAGGTGCTGAGGTCATGTACATCAAATGCATCGTTTCAAAGAAAGTCGAGCTTGTCGAGAGCGAAAACAAAGTCGCGGCTGATGGACCCACCTGAAGAGCCAGAGAGGCGATCGGAACGGGTTCCTAGGTCGGGTCAGCTACGGTCCGGTTTACCTCCAAAGGTgttggaagaagatgaagacgatcCCTTCTGGCAGGACTTGCCGGACGAGTACAGGAAGACGAAGCTGAGCGCTTTGACTGTATTGGAATTTGTGAGTTTGGTTGTGATAATTGCCTTTTTTATTTGCTCTCTTTTCATTCCTTATCTGAAAGAGAAGAACTTGTGGAAGCTCAAACTGTGGAAATGGCAAGTTCTGATATTGGTTTTGATATGTGGGAGGTTGTTTTCTGGGTGGGGGATTCGGATCCTAGTGTTCTTTATAGAAAGGAATTTCGTTTTACGTAAAAGGGTTCTTTATTTTGTATATGGTGTACGAAAAGCCGTGCAGAATTGTCTGTGGTTAGGGCTTGTTTTGCTAGCTtggcattttctttttgataagaaGGTTGAGAGAGAGTCCAAGAGTGATAAGCTTAAGTATGTGACTAAGGTGCTTGTGTGTTTGTTGTCGGGTACCTTCGTCTGGTTGGTGAAGACCCTTATGGTGAAAGTTTTGGCTTCTTCTTTTCATGTTAGTACCTATTTTGATAGGATTCAGGAGTCTTTGTTTACTCAGTATGTGATTGAGACGCTTTCGGGGCCGCCATTGAGTGAGATTCGGAATGCAGAGGAGGAGGCTAGGCTTTCTGATAAGGTCAATAAGTTACAGAACGCTGGTGCTACTGTGCCCCATGATCTCAAGGCAACTGCTTTCCCTCCACCAAAGAGTGGAAGGGTTATAGGGAGTAGTACTGGACTTCTGCAGAAGAGCTCAGgtgtgaaaaatgataaactgtATCAGGCAATGTCCAAGAAGGGAGATGATCAAGGGATAAGCATTGATCACCTACATAAGTTGAATCCGAAGAATGTATCGGCTTGGAATATGAAGAGGTTGATGAGGATTGTTCGGAATGGGACTCTTACTACCGTGGATGAACAGACATTGGATGCCACGAACGAGGATGGGTCTAATACACAAATTAGGAGTGAGTTGGAGGCGAAAGCTGCAGCCAAGAAGATATTTCAGAATGTCGCCAGGCATGGGGCCAAGTAAGTCCTTACTccttgatatttttgttttttaacgtTTTGCTTTTCTTGAGCTTTTTATGTTTCCATTCAGACTGGCTGATGAACACCCATTTTTGAAACCATTCTTTTAATGTTAGGGATAGATATTTGTCTATCCTATATGTGGAGTACcatgaaaaatattaaggaTTTATACTGATCACCTTTCCGTTGTATATGCAATTTGGTTTCAGTTTTTCTTGTTCACTTAATAAATAATCAATCTGATCTATTAATATTTGCTTTGTCAGGTACATCTACTTGGAAGATTTGATGCGATTCTTGCGGGAAGATGAGGGTTTGAAAACCATGGGTCTCTTTGAAGGAGCCATTGAGACCAGGAGAATTAGCAAATCATCCTTGAATAACTGGGTGGTAAGGATTGATCAACAAATGGCTTCTCATTAAATATTTCCCCTTCTTCACACTAATGGATAAATTAGAAGCAGCATGCTTTACAATCTTTGAATTCCATGCATGCAAGTTGGTGCAAATATCTTAGAGTTTGATCCACTATAACAAATACTACTTTTTTTCGAGATGGACAGTCGTAGAAAAAGGTATATCTTtaggggaattttttttttgtgaccaaTTTGATCCGTGGGAGACTCGTGACATATAACTAGTGAAGAAAGAGTCTTTTCCACTAAA carries:
- the LOC109006629 gene encoding mechanosensitive ion channel protein 8-like, producing MDLPDFAAITRAVESSEHEEVVVKIYEGDSSSKDVVDTVKNDKKNEICRESSYVSGEMSLDMDELRPNNRNLTLPSVTESPEKPQMSKELNISNVEIEAADDNYMRHRNKEPSYDREQQPQSQQCRDGGSGDLGGEVLRSCTSNASFQRKSSLSRAKTKSRLMDPPEEPERRSERVPRSGQLRSGLPPKVLEEDEDDPFWQDLPDEYRKTKLSALTVLEFVSLVVIIAFFICSLFIPYLKEKNLWKLKLWKWQVLILVLICGRLFSGWGIRILVFFIERNFVLRKRVLYFVYGVRKAVQNCLWLGLVLLAWHFLFDKKVERESKSDKLKYVTKVLVCLLSGTFVWLVKTLMVKVLASSFHVSTYFDRIQESLFTQYVIETLSGPPLSEIRNAEEEARLSDKVNKLQNAGATVPHDLKATAFPPPKSGRVIGSSTGLLQKSSGVKNDKLYQAMSKKGDDQGISIDHLHKLNPKNVSAWNMKRLMRIVRNGTLTTVDEQTLDATNEDGSNTQIRSELEAKAAAKKIFQNVARHGAKYIYLEDLMRFLREDEGLKTMGLFEGAIETRRISKSSLNNWVVNVFKERRALALTLNDTKTAVNILHRGLNVLVSIFMLVISLLILGIITTKFLLFLSSQLLLVAFIFGSTCKALFEAIIFLFVMHPFDVGDRCEIEGVQMVVEEMNILTTVFLRYDNTKVFYSNSVLSTKPINNFYRSPNMGDAIEFYVHISTPAEKIATIKQRIISYIEGKEEHWYSAPMFVFMNMEELNRVKLAVWLTHRMSHQDMGERWVRRSLLVEEMVKILLELDIHYRLLPVDINIRTMPYVSSTQLPCTWMTTSTS